The nucleotide sequence AATGAAAAAAATACCGACTTGAGTGTTTTGGTCGTCCCGATGCCGGCCGACTACAGGATGTTGCTGAAGCCGTCGGCGCAGTCCTGCATCGTCGCCTCCGCCGACTGGTCGCCGGAGACCATCGCGGAGCCCTCGGAGTAGATGACTTCCTCCAGCTGGAGCCAGTCGGGATGGTGGGGCCGCTGACCGACGTTGTCGAGGTCCCAGCCCTCCAGGATGGGGGGCACGACGTTGGGCATCGGGCTCTCGGAGGCGGGCATCTGGCTCGCCTCCTCGACCTCGCTCCGGTCGTAGACCGACTGCCGGGTCGGCGTCCCGCCGGCCTGCTTGAGGAGTTCGGTCTGAACCTCCTCGGAGGTCGCCCACTCGATGAACATCCACGCGGCCTTCTTCTTCTCCGGGCTGATGTGTCGGTTGATGCCGACGCTACTCCCGCCGTAGTGAGCCTGGACGTTCCGATTCTCGGCCGGCCCCGTGGGGGCGAGCGTCCACCGGACCGAGTCGGCCACGTCGCTCGCCTCGGGGTCGGCGAACATGCCGTTGAACTCGTGCCACTCCGGGGCCATCGCCAGGTTGCCGCCGGCGAAGGCCTCGGCGACCCCCGACCAGTTCCAGGTCGTACTCCCGGGGGCGGCGACCTCGGTCACCAGTTCCTGGTAGAACTCGGCGGCCTCGATGGAGGCGTCGTCGGTGAACCCGGCCGAGATGTCGTCGGGAAGGATGGGATCCTTGCCGTCGAACCCCTCCAGTTGCGTCCCGCCGAAGGACCACTGGATCATCTCGAACTCGTTGGCCAGCGACTGGTGCTGTTTGGCCATGTGGCCCGTCCCGTACTCGACCACGTCGTCCGGGACGTTCTCGTTGATCCACTTCGCGACCTCCATGTACTGCGACCAGGTCATGTCGGGGTTCGGTTCGGCTTCGAACCCGAGGTCGCTGGTGGCCTGGTCGCCGTACTCGTCGAAGACGTCGCCGCGGTAGGCGAGCAGGATGGTCGGGCAGTCGTAGGGGAGTCCCCTGATGGTCCCGTCGCCCTCGTACTCCGAGCACGCGATGCGGTGAATCTCGATGTGGTCCTCGTAGTCGTAGTCGTTGTCCTCGATATACGCGTTGAGCGGTTCGAGGTCGGTGTAGTACGGCGCCCCGATGTTGTACGGGTCGACGTACATCGCGTCGTAGTTGCCCGCCTCGCTGGTGAGGTCGCTCGCGACCGTCTCCGTGTAGTTCAGGAGGGGCTGGAGCGTGTACTCCACCTCGATGCCCGTCTCCTCGGTGAACCGGTCCGTGATGGACCGCAGCGCCTTCGTCGGCGGGGTGTTCTCCCCGACGTACTGGATACTGTCGGCCGGTTCGACGTCCTCGCCGGGCGGTGTGCTTTCGCTGCCACCGTCGCCACCGTCGCCACCGCCACCGCCGCCACCGCCCGAACAGCCCGCGAGGGCCGTGACGGTCGCCGCGGCACCTGTCGCTCGAATAAACCGACGCCTGTCAATGGTCT is from Haloplanus salinarum and encodes:
- a CDS encoding extracellular solute-binding protein, which translates into the protein MSQETIDRRRFIRATGAAATVTALAGCSGGGGGGGGDGGDGGSESTPPGEDVEPADSIQYVGENTPPTKALRSITDRFTEETGIEVEYTLQPLLNYTETVASDLTSEAGNYDAMYVDPYNIGAPYYTDLEPLNAYIEDNDYDYEDHIEIHRIACSEYEGDGTIRGLPYDCPTILLAYRGDVFDEYGDQATSDLGFEAEPNPDMTWSQYMEVAKWINENVPDDVVEYGTGHMAKQHQSLANEFEMIQWSFGGTQLEGFDGKDPILPDDISAGFTDDASIEAAEFYQELVTEVAAPGSTTWNWSGVAEAFAGGNLAMAPEWHEFNGMFADPEASDVADSVRWTLAPTGPAENRNVQAHYGGSSVGINRHISPEKKKAAWMFIEWATSEEVQTELLKQAGGTPTRQSVYDRSEVEEASQMPASESPMPNVVPPILEGWDLDNVGQRPHHPDWLQLEEVIYSEGSAMVSGDQSAEATMQDCADGFSNIL